In one window of Polaromonas naphthalenivorans CJ2 DNA:
- a CDS encoding TetR/AcrR family transcriptional regulator — MISIMRNTKHNVRTAAKEASHERIVSAAARAIRRSGYDGTGVADIMKEAGLTHGAFYAHFASREAMLAEAASRACAESAAVVSELVASVPPEQALASMLRTYLSREHLEQVELGCPLAALGSETARQAPEVRRVTTRHIKEMIDLVARQSPDWGQPGAHERALVTVATMVGTLLLARAVDEPALSDSLCAAALKHLPPA; from the coding sequence ATGATAAGCATCATGCGAAATACGAAACACAACGTCAGAACAGCAGCCAAGGAAGCCTCACACGAGCGCATTGTGTCCGCAGCTGCGCGGGCGATCCGTCGTAGCGGCTACGACGGTACCGGAGTCGCCGACATCATGAAGGAGGCCGGCCTGACCCATGGCGCCTTTTATGCCCATTTCGCGTCGCGCGAAGCCATGCTGGCGGAAGCAGCGAGTCGGGCGTGCGCGGAGTCAGCCGCCGTAGTGTCGGAGCTTGTCGCCAGTGTGCCCCCCGAGCAGGCTTTGGCATCCATGCTTCGCACCTACCTCTCGCGGGAGCACCTGGAGCAAGTGGAGCTGGGATGTCCCCTGGCCGCGCTGGGCTCGGAGACAGCGCGCCAGGCACCCGAAGTGCGCCGGGTAACCACCCGGCACATCAAGGAAATGATCGATCTTGTCGCCCGTCAGTCGCCTGACTGGGGGCAGCCCGGTGCCCACGAACGCGCCCTCGTGACCGTCGCCACCATGGTGGGCACATTGCTGTTGGCCCGTGCAGTTGACGAGCCCGCACTATCGGACAGCCTGTGCGCGGCCGCATTGAAGCACCTGCCCCCCGCCTGA
- a CDS encoding RNA-guided endonuclease InsQ/TnpB family protein, whose amino-acid sequence MKRLQAFKYELMPSGEQTRHMRRFAGARRFVFNKALALQQAHHASGGKFIGYFAMGKHLTAWKQESPWLKESPSQALQQSLKDLDKAWKNFFAKRASFPRPKKKGRGESFRFPQGFKIDQPNSRIFLPKLGWMRYRNSRDILGTVKNITISEAGGKWFASIQTEREVEQPIPVATMAIGIDVGIARFATMSDGSFVAPLCSFKKHEKRLAKYQRRMSRKTRFSKNWHKAKRKVQKVHSRIANARKDFLHKTTSALSKNFRVVAVEDLQVRNMSKSAAGNADKPGKNVAAKSGLNKSILDQGWFEFRRQLQYKLDWNGGILIAVPPQYTSQTCPCCGHVAKENRKTQAKFECVDCGYENHADVVGAMNILARGYRAAACGEDGSGLARKRKTKPASVKQEPAEAAMQEATHV is encoded by the coding sequence ATGAAGCGGCTCCAGGCTTTCAAATACGAACTCATGCCCAGCGGCGAACAAACACGCCATATGCGCCGCTTTGCCGGAGCGCGCCGCTTTGTGTTCAACAAGGCACTGGCATTGCAGCAGGCCCATCACGCCAGTGGAGGCAAGTTCATCGGCTATTTTGCGATGGGCAAGCACCTGACCGCCTGGAAGCAGGAATCCCCCTGGCTCAAGGAATCGCCTTCCCAGGCCCTGCAGCAATCGCTCAAGGATCTGGACAAAGCCTGGAAAAACTTCTTTGCCAAACGCGCCAGCTTTCCTCGTCCCAAAAAGAAAGGCCGTGGCGAAAGTTTTCGCTTCCCGCAAGGCTTCAAGATCGACCAGCCCAACAGCCGCATCTTCCTGCCCAAACTGGGATGGATGCGCTATCGCAACAGCCGCGACATCCTGGGCACGGTCAAAAACATCACCATCAGCGAAGCAGGCGGTAAGTGGTTCGCCAGCATCCAGACTGAGCGGGAGGTGGAACAACCGATTCCAGTCGCAACGATGGCCATTGGCATTGATGTGGGCATAGCGCGCTTCGCCACCATGAGCGACGGCAGCTTTGTTGCGCCGCTGTGCAGTTTCAAAAAGCATGAAAAACGCTTGGCGAAATACCAGCGGCGCATGAGCCGCAAAACCAGATTCAGCAAAAACTGGCACAAAGCCAAAAGAAAGGTTCAGAAAGTCCACAGCCGGATAGCCAACGCCCGAAAAGACTTCCTGCACAAAACGACAAGCGCCCTCAGCAAAAACTTTCGCGTGGTCGCCGTCGAAGATTTGCAGGTACGCAACATGAGCAAATCGGCAGCGGGCAATGCAGACAAGCCGGGCAAAAACGTAGCCGCGAAGTCGGGACTGAACAAGTCCATCCTCGATCAAGGCTGGTTTGAATTCCGGCGGCAGCTGCAATACAAGCTCGATTGGAACGGCGGCATTCTCATTGCCGTGCCGCCCCAGTACACCAGCCAGACCTGTCCGTGCTGCGGGCATGTCGCCAAAGAAAACCGAAAAACGCAAGCGAAGTTTGAATGCGTCGATTGCGGCTACGAGAACCACGCCGATGTCGTCGGCGCGATGAATATATTGGCGCGGGGATACCGCGCAGCAGCCTGTGGAGAGGACGGCTCTGGCCTTGCGCGCAAGCGCAAGACGAAACCAGCCTCGGTGAAGCAGGAACCCGCCGAAGCGGCTATGCAAGAGGCAACTCATGTTTAG
- a CDS encoding LysR family transcriptional regulator: MDKFSAMQAFVRVVEAGTFTKAAYSMGLPKPTVTRLIQELEKELDTKLLNRTTRKVTVTVDGAAYYEQASRLLGEVHELEASMSRAKASPRGKLKVDIPSSLGMAVIIPALPDFYARYPDIQLELGVSDRPVDLIAENVDCVIRGGEITDQSMVARRIGEFYIMSCASPAYLKRHGTPLHPSELDDAHYSIRYVSGRNGKLYTFKMHKDGEVVEVGGRHQVSVNDSNAGVAAGLAGLGVLHTLSFLVQDHISNGTLEPLFSGWCTEPKPIHVVYPPNRHLSNKVRVFVDWVAELFAQHDLIQRKSSLPKFMCSAWAASAAALPETTEKLDALNYSVQSMS, translated from the coding sequence ATGGACAAATTTTCTGCAATGCAGGCTTTCGTGCGCGTCGTGGAAGCCGGCACCTTCACCAAGGCGGCCTATTCGATGGGCCTGCCCAAACCGACCGTCACCCGCCTGATCCAGGAGCTGGAAAAAGAGCTGGACACCAAGCTGCTGAACCGCACCACGCGCAAGGTCACCGTCACGGTCGATGGCGCCGCCTACTACGAGCAGGCCAGCCGCCTGCTGGGCGAGGTGCATGAGCTGGAGGCCAGCATGTCGCGCGCCAAGGCCAGCCCGCGCGGCAAGCTCAAGGTCGATATTCCGTCTTCGCTCGGGATGGCGGTGATCATTCCGGCGCTGCCCGACTTTTATGCGCGCTACCCCGACATCCAACTCGAACTGGGCGTCAGCGACCGGCCGGTGGACCTCATTGCCGAGAACGTCGATTGCGTGATTCGCGGCGGGGAAATCACCGACCAGTCGATGGTCGCGCGCCGCATCGGCGAGTTCTACATCATGTCCTGCGCCTCGCCGGCCTACCTGAAACGCCACGGAACGCCGCTTCATCCGTCCGAGCTGGACGATGCGCATTATTCGATCCGCTATGTGTCCGGGCGCAACGGCAAGCTCTACACCTTCAAGATGCACAAGGACGGCGAGGTGGTCGAGGTCGGTGGGCGCCATCAGGTTTCGGTCAACGACTCGAATGCCGGCGTGGCCGCCGGCCTGGCCGGCTTGGGCGTGCTGCACACGCTGAGTTTCCTGGTGCAGGACCACATCAGCAACGGCACGCTGGAGCCGCTGTTTTCGGGCTGGTGCACCGAGCCCAAGCCGATTCATGTGGTCTATCCGCCCAACCGCCACCTGAGCAACAAGGTGCGCGTGTTCGTGGACTGGGTCGCCGAGCTGTTCGCGCAGCACGACCTGATCCAGCGCAAAAGCTCGCTGCCAAAATTCATGTGCAGCGCCTGGGCGGCGTCTGCGGCGGCCTTGCCCGAGACGACCGAGAAGCTGGATGCGCTCAACTATTCCGTGCAATCAATGTCTTGA
- a CDS encoding alpha/beta hydrolase has protein sequence MTSFSAPGFSPAPAGPPWTHQQIDIAPKQPLGVRFYGRRSNRAGGVSPLVIHFHAGAFVAGSLETGSCIPSLLADAGAVVMSLDYPLAPSHPFPQALEAGYAALMWAWKARHKLAGKGAPVFVAGEEAGGNLAAAVALMARDQQAPALAGQILLSPMLDACMATASLRCAEAGPVGCTWADGWHDYLSRLDEAGHPYAAPGAATRLASLPPTLLLTAQDDPFRDESLAYAGRLRSAGRVVHGAVLPGPTGWPGSYLQPASHEAAWAPAVQQQFKNFFRDLSGSGASGDAANGLFSSSTPISVS, from the coding sequence ATGACAAGCTTTTCCGCCCCCGGTTTCAGCCCCGCCCCGGCCGGGCCGCCCTGGACCCACCAACAGATCGACATCGCGCCCAAGCAGCCGCTTGGCGTGCGCTTTTACGGCCGCCGCAGCAACCGGGCCGGGGGCGTTTCGCCGTTGGTGATTCATTTCCATGCCGGCGCTTTTGTGGCCGGTTCGCTCGAAACCGGCTCCTGCATTCCCAGCCTGCTGGCCGATGCCGGCGCCGTGGTGATGTCGCTCGACTATCCGCTGGCCCCAAGCCATCCGTTTCCGCAAGCGCTCGAAGCTGGCTATGCGGCGCTGATGTGGGCCTGGAAAGCGCGCCACAAGCTGGCCGGCAAGGGCGCGCCGGTGTTCGTGGCCGGTGAAGAAGCCGGCGGCAACCTGGCGGCGGCGGTCGCCCTGATGGCGCGCGACCAGCAGGCGCCAGCGCTGGCCGGCCAGATCTTGCTGTCGCCCATGCTCGACGCCTGCATGGCCACCGCGTCGCTGCGTTGTGCCGAGGCCGGGCCGGTGGGCTGCACCTGGGCTGACGGCTGGCACGACTACCTGTCGCGCCTCGACGAAGCCGGCCATCCGTATGCCGCGCCCGGGGCTGCAACGCGACTGGCCAGCCTGCCGCCGACCTTGCTGCTGACGGCGCAGGACGACCCGTTTCGTGATGAATCGCTGGCCTACGCCGGGCGCCTGCGCAGCGCCGGCCGCGTGGTGCACGGTGCCGTGCTGCCCGGCCCGACCGGCTGGCCCGGCAGCTACCTGCAGCCCGCCAGCCATGAGGCCGCCTGGGCGCCGGCCGTGCAGCAGCAGTTCAAGAACTTTTTTCGCGACCTTTCAGGCAGCGGCGCAAGCGGGGACGCTGCGAACGGCCTTTTTTCTTCTTCAACGCCGATTTCAGTTTCATGA
- a CDS encoding efflux RND transporter permease subunit yields MNLSKFFIDRPIFASVLSLLMLISGLIALRSLPISEYPEVAPPSVVVRAQYPGANPKVIAETVSTPLEESINGVDGMLYMGSQATTDGVMTLTVTFKLGTDPDKAQQLVQNRVSQAEPRLPEEVRRLGVTTVKSAPDLTMVVHLVSPNDRYDMTYLRNYAVLNVKDRLARIQGVGQVQIFGGGDYSMRVWLDPQKVAQRGLSASDVVAAIRGQNVQAAAGVVGASPGLAGVDMQLSINAQGRLQSEEEFGDIIVKTGADGAITRLRDIGRLELGSADYSLRSLLNNKAAVGMGVFQAPGSNALDISAQVRSTMDEIAKNMPEGVEYRIAYDPTQFVRASIESVVHTLLEAVALVVLVVILFLQTWRASIIPLLAVPVSVVGTFAVLHLLGFSINALSLFGLVLAIGIVVDDAIVVVENVERNIEAGLSPRDATYRAMREVSGPIIAIALVLVAVFVPLAFISGLTGQFYKQFAVTIAISTVISAINSLTLSPALAALLLKGHDQPKDALTRGMDKAFGWLFRGFNRMFHRGSEAYSGGVKRVIGRKTLMLAVYLALVGVTFGLFKSVPSGFVPAQDKQYLIGFAQLPDGATLDRTEDVIQRMGEIMKKNPNVEDALAFPGLSINGFTNSSNSGIVFATLKPFDERKGAGQSGGAVAGQLNQAFGGIQDAFIVMFPPPPVAGLGTTGGFKLQLEDRGSVGYEGMDAAVKAFMAKAYQTPELAGMFTSWQVNVPQLFADIDRTKARQLGVPVTDIFDTMQIYLGSLYANDFNKFGRTYSVRVQADAPYRARAEDVGLLKVRSTSGEMVPLSALMKVSSSFGPERAMRYNGYLSADINGGPAPGYSSGQAQDAIKRIAGETLPKGVSYEWTELTYQEILAGNSAMLVFPLALLLVFLVLAAQYESLTLPIAIVLIVPMGLFAAMLGVKLTGGDNNIFTQIGLIVLVGLSAKNAILIVEFARELEFAGRTPVQAAIEASRLRLRPILMTSLAFIMGVLPLVLSTGAGAEMRQAMGIAVFSGMIGVTAFGLFLTPVFYVLLRRLAGNRPLKLHGEVPHLEGFVSGGHPAGGAALHAQPAAALKLHE; encoded by the coding sequence ATGAATCTCTCCAAATTTTTCATCGACCGGCCGATCTTTGCCAGCGTGCTGTCGCTGCTCATGCTGATCTCGGGCCTGATCGCGCTGCGCAGCCTGCCGATTTCGGAATACCCCGAAGTCGCGCCGCCGTCCGTCGTGGTGCGTGCCCAGTACCCCGGCGCGAACCCGAAGGTGATTGCCGAAACCGTCTCCACGCCGCTGGAGGAATCGATCAACGGCGTGGACGGCATGCTCTACATGGGCAGCCAGGCCACCACCGACGGCGTCATGACGTTGACCGTGACCTTCAAGCTCGGCACCGACCCCGACAAGGCGCAGCAGCTGGTGCAAAACCGCGTCTCGCAAGCCGAGCCGCGCCTGCCCGAGGAAGTGCGGCGCCTGGGCGTGACCACCGTCAAGAGCGCGCCCGACCTGACCATGGTCGTGCACCTGGTGTCGCCGAACGACCGCTACGACATGACCTACCTGCGCAATTACGCGGTGCTCAATGTCAAGGACCGGCTGGCGCGCATCCAGGGCGTGGGCCAGGTGCAGATTTTCGGCGGCGGCGACTATTCGATGCGCGTCTGGCTCGACCCGCAGAAGGTCGCGCAGCGCGGCCTGTCCGCCAGCGACGTGGTCGCGGCGATTCGCGGCCAGAACGTGCAGGCGGCGGCCGGCGTGGTCGGCGCTTCGCCGGGACTGGCGGGCGTGGACATGCAGCTGTCCATTAACGCGCAGGGCCGTTTGCAGAGTGAAGAGGAATTCGGCGACATCATCGTCAAGACCGGCGCAGACGGCGCCATCACCCGGCTGCGCGACATCGGCCGGTTAGAGCTCGGCTCGGCCGATTATTCGCTGCGCTCGCTGCTCAACAACAAGGCCGCCGTCGGCATGGGCGTGTTCCAGGCGCCGGGCTCCAACGCGCTCGACATCTCGGCGCAGGTGCGCAGCACCATGGACGAGATTGCCAAAAACATGCCCGAGGGCGTGGAATACCGCATCGCCTACGACCCGACGCAGTTCGTTCGCGCATCGATTGAATCGGTGGTCCACACGCTGCTCGAAGCCGTCGCCCTGGTGGTGCTGGTGGTGATCCTGTTCCTGCAGACCTGGCGCGCGTCCATCATTCCGCTGCTGGCCGTGCCGGTGTCGGTGGTCGGCACCTTTGCCGTGCTGCACCTGCTGGGCTTTTCGATCAATGCGCTGAGCCTGTTCGGGCTGGTGCTGGCCATCGGCATCGTCGTTGATGACGCCATCGTGGTGGTCGAGAACGTCGAGCGCAACATCGAGGCCGGATTGAGTCCGCGCGACGCCACCTACCGCGCCATGCGCGAGGTGTCGGGGCCGATCATCGCGATTGCGCTGGTGCTGGTCGCCGTGTTCGTGCCGCTGGCCTTCATCAGCGGCCTGACCGGCCAGTTCTACAAGCAGTTCGCCGTCACCATCGCGATTTCGACCGTGATCTCGGCCATCAACTCGCTGACGCTGTCCCCGGCGCTGGCCGCCTTGCTGCTCAAGGGCCACGACCAGCCCAAGGATGCGCTAACGCGCGGCATGGACAAGGCATTCGGCTGGCTGTTTCGCGGCTTCAACCGGATGTTCCATCGCGGCTCGGAAGCCTACAGCGGCGGCGTCAAGCGCGTCATCGGCCGCAAGACGCTGATGCTGGCGGTCTACCTGGCGCTGGTCGGCGTGACCTTTGGCCTCTTCAAGTCGGTGCCCAGCGGCTTCGTTCCCGCGCAGGACAAGCAGTACCTGATCGGCTTTGCGCAGCTGCCCGACGGCGCGACGCTGGACCGCACCGAAGACGTGATCCAGCGCATGGGCGAGATCATGAAGAAGAACCCGAATGTCGAGGACGCGCTGGCTTTTCCCGGCCTGTCGATCAACGGCTTCACCAACAGCTCGAACTCGGGCATCGTGTTTGCCACGCTCAAGCCTTTCGACGAACGCAAGGGCGCCGGCCAGAGCGGCGGCGCCGTGGCCGGCCAGCTGAACCAGGCCTTCGGCGGCATCCAGGATGCCTTCATCGTGATGTTCCCGCCGCCGCCGGTTGCGGGCCTGGGCACTACCGGCGGCTTCAAGCTGCAGCTCGAAGACCGGGGCTCGGTCGGCTACGAGGGCATGGACGCGGCCGTCAAGGCCTTCATGGCCAAGGCCTACCAAACGCCCGAACTGGCCGGCATGTTCACCAGCTGGCAGGTCAACGTGCCGCAGCTGTTCGCCGACATCGACCGCACCAAGGCGCGCCAGCTCGGCGTGCCGGTCACCGACATCTTCGACACCATGCAGATCTACCTCGGCAGCCTGTACGCCAACGACTTCAACAAGTTCGGCCGCACCTACAGCGTGCGCGTGCAGGCCGATGCGCCTTACCGCGCGCGGGCCGAGGACGTGGGTTTGCTCAAGGTGCGCTCGACCAGCGGCGAGATGGTGCCGCTGTCGGCGCTGATGAAGGTCAGTTCCAGCTTCGGCCCGGAACGCGCCATGCGCTACAACGGCTACCTGTCGGCCGACATCAACGGCGGCCCGGCGCCCGGCTATTCGTCGGGCCAGGCGCAGGATGCGATCAAGCGCATCGCCGGCGAAACGCTGCCCAAGGGCGTGAGCTATGAGTGGACCGAGCTGACCTACCAGGAAATCCTGGCCGGCAACTCGGCCATGCTGGTGTTTCCGCTGGCGCTGCTGCTGGTGTTTTTGGTGCTGGCCGCGCAGTACGAAAGCCTGACGCTGCCGATTGCCATTGTCCTGATCGTGCCCATGGGCCTGTTTGCCGCCATGCTGGGCGTCAAGCTGACAGGCGGCGACAACAACATCTTCACCCAGATCGGGCTGATCGTGCTGGTCGGGCTGTCGGCGAAGAACGCGATTTTGATCGTCGAGTTCGCGCGGGAGCTGGAGTTCGCCGGGCGCACGCCGGTTCAGGCGGCGATCGAGGCCAGCCGGCTGCGTTTGCGCCCGATTCTGATGACCTCGCTGGCCTTCATCATGGGCGTGCTGCCGCTGGTGCTGTCCACCGGCGCCGGGGCTGAGATGCGCCAGGCGATGGGCATCGCGGTGTTCTCCGGAATGATCGGCGTGACCGCCTTCGGCCTGTTCCTGACGCCGGTGTTCTACGTGTTGCTGCGCCGCCTGGCCGGCAACCGGCCGCTCAAGCTGCATGGCGAGGTGCCGCACCTTGAAGGGTTTGTCAGCGGTGGCCATCCGGCCGGCGGCGCGGCGCTGCATGCGCAACCCGCTGCGGCACTGAAGCTGCACGAATAA
- a CDS encoding efflux transporter outer membrane subunit produces MNRLFSSAPAFSLLFAALLLAGCATRTPLDMSSVPATPSAFKEQASSAAAATPASGEAVGQGAWWSVFADPVLNQLVEQASRSNNSVQVAAARLLQARAIARQTDAGRAPQVGLGAGATRQTNASTGHVPATVVSAGASLSYEVDLFGKLAGASNAASLDAASREALLRSTRLLVQADVAQTYLSLRALDAERGLVNSTLQAYRNTLRLTEVRFREGDVAELDVARVRSEVASTESDALALERRRAELEHAVAVLIGEVASTFQIAPVEWATALPVIPAGVPSSVLVRRPDIAAAQTTLQAAQARVGVAKTAWFPSISLTATGGYAAPEVGDLFKLSARAWGIGALLSLPIFDGGQREAGVQSANAELDIALANYREQVLVAFRDVEDQLSALRLLADQSEAQSRSVASSSRATLLSDTRYRNGFVSQLELLDAQRSELRNRRQALQVKAAQYLSTVGLIRALGGGWA; encoded by the coding sequence GTGAACCGTTTATTTTCATCGGCCCCGGCGTTCTCGCTGCTGTTTGCCGCGCTGCTGCTGGCCGGCTGCGCGACCCGCACGCCGCTCGATATGTCCAGCGTTCCGGCAACGCCAAGCGCTTTCAAGGAGCAAGCCAGTTCCGCCGCAGCGGCAACGCCTGCCTCGGGTGAAGCCGTCGGGCAGGGCGCGTGGTGGAGCGTTTTTGCCGATCCGGTGCTCAATCAGCTGGTCGAGCAGGCAAGCCGCAGCAACAACAGCGTGCAGGTCGCTGCCGCACGGCTGCTGCAGGCGCGGGCGATTGCGCGCCAGACCGATGCCGGCCGCGCGCCGCAAGTCGGCCTGGGCGCCGGCGCCACGCGGCAGACCAACGCCAGCACCGGCCATGTGCCCGCCACCGTGGTCAGCGCCGGTGCCAGCCTGTCCTACGAGGTCGATCTGTTCGGCAAGCTGGCGGGCGCGTCGAATGCCGCCTCGCTCGACGCCGCCTCGCGCGAGGCGCTGCTGCGCAGCACGCGCCTGCTGGTGCAGGCCGACGTGGCGCAGACCTATTTGAGCCTGCGCGCGCTGGACGCCGAGCGCGGGCTGGTCAACAGCACGCTGCAGGCCTACCGCAACACGCTGCGCCTGACCGAAGTGCGCTTTCGCGAAGGCGACGTGGCCGAGCTGGACGTGGCCCGCGTGCGCAGCGAAGTCGCCTCCACCGAGTCCGATGCGCTGGCGCTGGAGCGCCGCCGCGCCGAGCTTGAGCACGCCGTGGCCGTGCTGATCGGCGAGGTCGCCTCGACCTTCCAGATTGCGCCGGTCGAATGGGCCACGGCACTGCCCGTGATTCCGGCCGGCGTGCCCAGCAGCGTGCTGGTTCGCCGGCCCGACATCGCCGCCGCGCAAACCACGCTGCAGGCGGCGCAGGCGCGCGTTGGCGTGGCCAAGACGGCATGGTTTCCCAGCATCTCGCTGACCGCCACCGGCGGTTACGCCGCGCCTGAAGTGGGCGATCTGTTCAAGCTGTCGGCGCGCGCCTGGGGCATAGGCGCGCTGCTGTCGCTGCCGATTTTTGACGGCGGCCAGCGCGAAGCCGGTGTGCAAAGCGCCAATGCCGAGCTCGACATCGCGCTGGCCAATTACCGCGAACAGGTGCTGGTGGCCTTCCGCGACGTGGAAGACCAGCTGTCGGCCCTGCGGCTGCTGGCCGACCAGTCCGAAGCCCAATCGCGCTCGGTGGCATCGAGCAGCCGCGCCACGCTGCTGTCGGATACCCGCTACCGCAACGGTTTTGTCAGCCAGCTCGAACTGCTCGACGCCCAGCGCAGCGAGCTGCGCAACCGCCGCCAGGCGCTGCAGGTGAAAGCCGCGCAATACCTGTCAACGGTCGGGCTGATTCGCGCATTGGGCGGCGGCTGGGCCTGA
- a CDS encoding methyltransferase yields MPTFFSVTAVTLAESAAPASTLIQWKEAGVEHSALWRSERGAAPPRRIVEADDTMAADTAYRLACEGTGLLWRGDFQNARQMVQALARRIDKPPKASKLARVAIKKAADNAASGVPAGQDFHLHRQAQSQRARVLGMVLIEFGADYGIDLRRAPDAKQACAEAWGVVGEGAQPSVASLRELMGVISAHEWRKKGVEIPALGKAPNNRIHPHYGVFSPVRGEYVDLVANAPLPANPGSKFVAFDIGTGTGVLSAVLALRSEVDQVVATDLDPRALECARENIYRLRLPNPVKVMQADLFPEGQASVIVCNPPWLPARPGSPLEGAVYDEDSRMLLGFLKGLPAHLAPGGEGWLILSNFAEQLGLRTRAELLAAIKASGLKVLGRIDAKPDHPKAADASNPLHKARAAEVTSLWRLGAA; encoded by the coding sequence ATGCCTACCTTCTTTTCCGTGACCGCCGTCACGCTTGCCGAATCAGCCGCCCCGGCCTCAACCCTTATTCAGTGGAAAGAAGCAGGGGTAGAGCATTCGGCGCTCTGGCGTTCCGAACGCGGCGCGGCGCCGCCCCGGCGCATCGTCGAGGCCGACGACACCATGGCCGCCGACACCGCCTACCGGCTGGCCTGCGAAGGCACGGGCCTGCTCTGGCGCGGCGATTTCCAGAACGCCCGGCAGATGGTGCAGGCGCTGGCCCGGCGCATCGACAAGCCGCCCAAAGCCTCCAAGCTGGCCCGCGTCGCGATCAAGAAAGCCGCCGACAACGCCGCCTCGGGCGTTCCGGCCGGCCAGGATTTCCACCTGCACCGCCAGGCCCAGTCGCAGCGCGCGCGCGTGCTGGGCATGGTGCTGATCGAGTTTGGCGCCGACTACGGCATTGACCTGCGCCGCGCGCCCGATGCCAAACAGGCCTGCGCCGAAGCCTGGGGCGTTGTCGGCGAGGGCGCCCAGCCCAGCGTGGCGTCGCTGCGCGAGCTGATGGGCGTGATCAGCGCGCACGAGTGGCGCAAGAAGGGCGTTGAAATTCCCGCCCTGGGCAAGGCGCCGAACAACCGCATCCACCCGCATTACGGCGTGTTTTCGCCCGTGCGCGGCGAGTACGTCGATCTGGTCGCCAACGCCCCCTTGCCCGCCAATCCAGGCTCGAAATTCGTCGCCTTCGACATCGGCACCGGCACCGGCGTGCTGTCGGCCGTGCTGGCGCTGCGCAGCGAGGTCGATCAGGTCGTCGCGACCGACCTGGACCCGCGCGCGCTCGAATGCGCGCGCGAAAACATCTACCGCCTGCGACTGCCGAACCCGGTCAAGGTGATGCAGGCCGACCTGTTTCCCGAGGGACAAGCGTCGGTCATCGTCTGCAACCCGCCATGGCTGCCGGCGCGCCCCGGCTCGCCGCTCGAAGGCGCTGTGTACGACGAAGACAGCCGCATGCTGCTCGGTTTCCTCAAGGGCTTGCCTGCGCATCTGGCCCCCGGCGGCGAAGGCTGGCTGATCCTGTCCAATTTCGCCGAACAGCTGGGCCTGCGCACGCGCGCCGAGCTGCTCGCCGCGATCAAGGCCAGCGGCCTGAAGGTGCTAGGCCGCATCGACGCCAAGCCCGATCATCCCAAGGCGGCCGATGCAAGCAACCCGCTGCACAAGGCGCGTGCCGCCGAAGTCACGTCGCTCTGGCGCCTGGGCGCGGCCTGA
- a CDS encoding tRNA dihydrouridine synthase, translating into MILLAPMEGLLDFVLRDILTRVGGIDRCVSEFIRITDQLLPERVFTRIVPELHNGGRTLAGVPVRAQLLGSDPVCLAENAGRLAELGPAGIDLNFGCPAKIVNRHGGGAALLDEPETVFAIVAAVRRAVPNHMPVSAKMRLGFNDDSRAVECALAIAGAGADELVVHARTKAQAYRPPAYWERIADIRAAVRIPVVANGEIWTVDDARRCREASGCESLMLGRGVVTDPGLGLAIKAAMNGAASPAGVAWPQLVPLLAQFWHIVCTRLDARSRAGRLKQWLNFLRRRFPEAEIAYQQIRTVNDPALIDAWLAGVVAGF; encoded by the coding sequence ATGATCCTGCTCGCGCCCATGGAAGGGCTGCTCGACTTCGTGCTGCGCGACATCCTGACGCGTGTGGGCGGCATTGACCGCTGCGTGTCCGAATTCATCCGCATCACCGACCAGCTGCTGCCCGAGCGCGTGTTCACCCGCATCGTTCCCGAGCTGCACAACGGCGGCCGCACGCTGGCCGGCGTGCCGGTGCGCGCCCAACTGCTCGGTTCCGACCCGGTCTGCCTGGCTGAAAACGCCGGACGGCTGGCCGAACTCGGGCCGGCCGGCATCGACCTGAACTTCGGCTGCCCGGCAAAAATAGTGAACCGGCATGGCGGCGGCGCGGCGCTGCTCGACGAGCCGGAAACCGTTTTCGCCATCGTCGCCGCCGTGCGCCGCGCCGTGCCAAACCACATGCCGGTGTCGGCCAAGATGCGGCTGGGCTTCAACGACGACTCGCGCGCGGTCGAATGCGCGCTGGCGATTGCCGGCGCTGGCGCGGACGAGCTGGTGGTGCATGCCCGCACCAAGGCGCAGGCCTACCGCCCGCCCGCCTACTGGGAGCGCATCGCCGACATTCGCGCCGCCGTGCGCATTCCGGTGGTGGCCAACGGCGAAATCTGGACGGTCGATGATGCGCGCCGCTGCCGCGAGGCGTCGGGCTGCGAATCGCTGATGCTGGGGCGCGGTGTGGTGACCGATCCGGGGCTGGGGCTGGCGATCAAGGCGGCCATGAACGGCGCTGCATCGCCTGCGGGCGTTGCCTGGCCCCAGCTGGTGCCGCTGCTGGCCCAGTTCTGGCACATCGTCTGCACCCGGCTCGATGCCCGCTCGCGCGCCGGCCGGCTCAAGCAGTGGCTCAATTTCTTGCGCCGGCGTTTTCCCGAGGCCGAAATCGCCTATCAGCAGATCAGGACGGTGAATGACCCGGCGCTGATTGATGCGTGGCTGGCCGGGGTGGTGGCAGGTTTCTGA